One genomic window of Providencia hangzhouensis includes the following:
- a CDS encoding DUF6122 family protein codes for MLFDIFRNFIHYGFHFLMPIAFGYLFWRKNWKLAALIMIATMAIDLDHLLADPIFDPERCGIGFHPLHSFWAAVVYVVLLFMPSWKLKAIAVGCLFHLFTDSVDCYMGSLKKEMNSPITLSLVTEQCPLGMPNIKKPQ; via the coding sequence TTGCTATTTGATATTTTCCGTAACTTCATACACTACGGCTTTCACTTCCTAATGCCAATTGCCTTTGGTTACCTATTTTGGCGAAAAAATTGGAAACTAGCGGCCCTGATTATGATTGCCACGATGGCTATCGACTTAGATCATCTGCTAGCTGATCCGATTTTCGACCCAGAGCGCTGTGGCATTGGTTTCCACCCACTCCATTCCTTTTGGGCTGCGGTTGTCTATGTCGTATTATTATTCATGCCATCATGGAAACTTAAAGCCATTGCTGTTGGTTGTTTATTCCACCTTTTTACTGATTCAGTAGATTGTTATATGGGAAGTTTAAAAAAAGAAATGAATAGTCCAATAACATTAAGTCTCGTCACAGAACAGTGCCCATTGGGTATGCCAAACATAAAAAAACCCCAGTAA
- the mpl gene encoding UDP-N-acetylmuramate:L-alanyl-gamma-D-glutamyl-meso-diaminopimelate ligase, translating to MHIHILGICGTFMGSLAILARSLGHKVTGSDANVYPPMSTLLENQGIELIQGYDPAQLDPIPDMVVIGNAMTRGNPCVEAVLERGLPYTSGPQWLHDYVLPERWVLAVAGTHGKTTTAGMLAWILEDCGYKPGFLIGGVPGNFDVSAKIGESPFFVIEADEYDCAFFDKRSKFVHYSPKTLVLNNLEFDHADIFENLEAIQKQFHHLVRIVPASGKIFTPDNDNHLKQVIGMGCWSEQELVGGEHGGWQAEKLSHDGSHFAVYYQQEKVGEVTWSQVGNHNIQNALMAIAAAHHVGVPVKEACLALDSFINARRRLELRGVENGVSVYDDFAHHPTAILATLEALRSKVGGTSRILAVLEPRSNTMKMGINKNDIAPALGRADEVFLFQPANIPWMVTDIAEKCVQPARWSADIEAFTNMIIETAQPGDHILVMSNGGFSGIHGKLLAGLKAKAETERDD from the coding sequence ATGCACATACATATTTTAGGTATATGCGGTACCTTTATGGGAAGCTTAGCAATATTGGCTCGTTCTTTAGGACATAAAGTGACGGGTTCGGATGCCAATGTGTATCCACCGATGAGCACATTGCTTGAAAATCAAGGGATTGAGCTTATTCAGGGGTATGATCCGGCTCAGCTTGACCCAATACCGGATATGGTGGTGATTGGTAATGCAATGACGCGTGGAAACCCTTGTGTTGAAGCCGTATTAGAAAGAGGTTTGCCGTATACTTCTGGCCCACAGTGGCTCCATGACTATGTGTTACCGGAACGTTGGGTACTGGCTGTGGCGGGGACCCATGGAAAAACGACCACCGCGGGGATGCTTGCGTGGATCTTAGAAGACTGCGGTTACAAGCCAGGTTTTCTAATCGGCGGTGTCCCAGGTAACTTTGATGTCTCCGCTAAGATTGGTGAAAGCCCGTTTTTTGTCATCGAAGCTGATGAATATGACTGTGCATTCTTCGATAAACGTTCTAAATTTGTTCATTACAGCCCGAAAACCTTGGTATTGAACAACCTTGAATTCGACCATGCGGATATCTTTGAAAACCTCGAAGCGATTCAAAAACAGTTCCATCATCTTGTACGTATTGTGCCCGCCAGTGGCAAAATTTTCACACCGGACAACGACAATCATTTAAAACAAGTGATTGGAATGGGCTGCTGGAGTGAACAAGAGCTGGTGGGCGGGGAGCATGGCGGATGGCAAGCTGAGAAGCTCAGCCACGATGGCAGCCATTTTGCGGTGTATTACCAACAAGAAAAAGTTGGAGAAGTCACTTGGTCACAAGTGGGTAACCACAATATCCAAAATGCATTGATGGCGATTGCAGCGGCTCACCATGTGGGCGTTCCAGTAAAAGAAGCTTGTCTCGCCTTAGATAGTTTTATCAATGCACGTCGTCGTCTTGAGCTACGAGGCGTTGAAAATGGTGTCAGTGTTTACGATGACTTCGCACATCATCCAACTGCTATTTTGGCGACGTTAGAAGCACTTCGCAGCAAAGTTGGGGGAACTTCACGTATTCTTGCGGTGCTCGAACCTCGCTCGAATACGATGAAAATGGGTATCAATAAAAATGATATTGCGCCTGCGCTTGGCCGTGCAGATGAAGTGTTTCTTTTCCAACCCGCCAATATCCCTTGGATGGTGACAGACATCGCTGAAAAATGCGTCCAACCCGCGCGTTGGAGTGCAGATATTGAGGCATTTACCAATATGATTATTGAAACCGCACAACCGGGCGATCATATTTTGGTGATGAGCAACGGTGGCTTTAGTGGCATTCATGGCAAATTGCTCGCAGGTTTGAAAGCGAAAGCAGAAACAGAGCGAGATGATTAA
- the fbp gene encoding class 1 fructose-bisphosphatase yields MKTLGEFIVEKQQDFPHATGELTSLLSAIKLGAKIIHRDINKAGLVDILGTNGVSNIQGEVQMKLDLYANEKLKAALKARGEVAGIASEEEDEIVIFEGDRAENAKYVVLMDPLDGSSNIDVNVSVGTIFSIYHRITPIGQPVTEADFLQPGNRQVAAGYVVYGSSTMLVYTTGVGVHAFTYDPSLGVFCLSHEKVMFPSEGKMYSINEGNYIKFPMGVKKYIKYCQEEDKATNRPYTTRYIGSLVADFHRNLLKGGIYIYPSTASHPNGKLRLLYECNPIAFLAEQAGGKASDGANRILDIIPSELHQRAPFFVGTESMVEKAESFMREFPDTE; encoded by the coding sequence ATGAAAACATTAGGCGAATTCATCGTCGAAAAGCAACAAGATTTTCCTCATGCAACAGGTGAGCTGACTTCTTTATTATCAGCTATCAAACTGGGCGCTAAAATTATCCATCGTGATATTAATAAAGCTGGACTTGTCGATATTCTTGGCACTAACGGTGTTTCGAATATTCAAGGTGAAGTTCAGATGAAGCTTGACCTGTATGCAAACGAAAAACTGAAAGCGGCTTTAAAAGCACGCGGAGAAGTCGCCGGTATCGCCTCTGAAGAAGAAGATGAAATTGTCATTTTCGAAGGAGACCGCGCAGAAAACGCAAAATATGTTGTTTTAATGGACCCACTTGATGGTTCTTCAAACATCGATGTAAACGTTTCCGTTGGAACAATTTTCTCAATCTACCATCGTATCACGCCAATTGGCCAACCGGTTACAGAAGCGGATTTCCTGCAACCTGGTAACCGCCAAGTGGCTGCGGGCTACGTGGTTTACGGTTCATCAACGATGTTGGTTTACACCACTGGTGTTGGTGTACATGCGTTTACTTACGACCCATCATTGGGCGTGTTCTGCTTGTCTCATGAAAAAGTGATGTTCCCATCAGAAGGAAAAATGTACTCCATCAATGAAGGTAACTATATTAAGTTCCCGATGGGTGTTAAAAAGTACATTAAATATTGCCAAGAAGAAGATAAAGCAACAAATCGTCCGTATACCACGCGTTATATCGGTTCTTTGGTTGCAGACTTCCATCGTAACTTGCTCAAAGGGGGAATTTATATTTACCCAAGTACGGCAAGCCATCCAAATGGGAAACTGCGCCTTCTGTACGAATGTAACCCAATTGCATTTTTAGCAGAACAAGCCGGTGGTAAAGCCAGTGACGGAGCAAACCGCATTTTAGATATCATACCTAGCGAATTACACCAACGTGCGCCGTTCTTTGTCGGAACTGAGTCGATGGTAGAAAAAGCAGAATCATTTATGCGTGAATTCCCTGACACGGAATAA
- the ppa gene encoding inorganic diphosphatase → MGLNNVPAGKDLPEDIYVIIEIPANADPIKYEVDKESGALFVDRFMSTAMFYPCNYGYINNTLSLDGDPVDVLVPTPYPLQPGSVIRCRPVGVLKMTDESGEDAKLVAVPHTKLSKEYDHIKDVNDLPELLRAQITHFFEHYKDLEKGKWVKVDGWEDAASAKAEIIESFERAAKK, encoded by the coding sequence ATGGGCCTGAACAATGTACCGGCAGGTAAAGATCTGCCAGAAGATATCTATGTTATCATCGAAATCCCTGCGAACGCAGATCCTATCAAATATGAAGTTGATAAAGAGTCTGGTGCGCTGTTTGTAGACCGTTTCATGTCAACAGCGATGTTCTATCCATGCAACTATGGTTACATCAACAACACCCTGTCTTTAGATGGTGACCCAGTTGATGTATTAGTTCCAACTCCATACCCATTGCAACCAGGCTCAGTCATCCGTTGCCGTCCTGTTGGCGTACTGAAAATGACTGACGAGTCTGGTGAAGATGCAAAATTAGTGGCTGTTCCGCACACTAAATTAAGCAAAGAATACGATCACATTAAAGATGTGAACGACCTGCCAGAATTACTGCGTGCTCAAATTACTCACTTCTTTGAACATTACAAAGATTTAGAAAAAGGTAAGTGGGTTAAAGTTGATGGTTGGGAAGACGCGGCATCTGCAAAAGCAGAGATCATCGAATCTTTCGAACGCGCTGCAAAAAAATAA
- a CDS encoding gamma-glutamylcyclotransferase family protein, whose translation MRVIVYGSLRQKQGNHHWMTYAQLLGEHKLEGYELYDLGYYPAVVKGDGAIECEVYRINPSILTELDELKKNSQDYVRELIPTPYGNAWIYLYKHSVDGLRQIKSGDWLKRDEEK comes from the coding sequence ATGCGTGTAATTGTTTATGGCAGCTTAAGACAAAAGCAAGGAAATCATCACTGGATGACTTATGCTCAGCTACTTGGTGAGCATAAGCTAGAAGGCTATGAACTGTATGATCTTGGATATTATCCAGCGGTTGTCAAAGGGGATGGGGCGATAGAGTGCGAAGTTTATCGAATCAACCCGTCCATTTTGACAGAGTTAGATGAGCTAAAGAAAAATTCTCAAGACTATGTGAGGGAGCTCATCCCAACGCCGTATGGTAACGCTTGGATTTATCTATATAAACATTCCGTTGATGGTCTACGCCAAATAAAAAGTGGCGACTGGTTGAAACGTGATGAAGAAAAGTAG